The following are encoded in a window of Astyanax mexicanus isolate ESR-SI-001 unplaced genomic scaffold, AstMex3_surface scaffold_46, whole genome shotgun sequence genomic DNA:
- the LOC111196602 gene encoding transcription factor AP-2-alpha-like isoform X15 — MRRRKNVKRRRVEVPTTTNVEKGSERAQEPQAQVQSSPNLGKGIEQEPVQEPQAQVQSSPNLGKGIEQEPVQEPQAQSCIGGDRPVNFLPTEKVFMVESLLKSSNFREKRRYRVSLDEIQRRIGPPEFLSLNGLVSYLRTAKSNKDSLKGELEAAGIIPPPVTRLTSMCSKLTEDEADDLAVDLGKLASRHIDFQSAAETQQSSQDKATDLLKAKSVQEFLGQTKNVLAPFMSRYNTVTHGLGPKTFEVSVQILEAYLRQVIRQLTEES, encoded by the exons ATGCGTCGTAGAAAGAATGTAAAGAGACGTAGAGTAGAG GTCCCAACCACTACAAACGTGGAGAAAGGTTCTGAGCGAGCACAAGAACCACAAGCTCAG GTCCAATCCAGTCCAAATCTCGGGAAAGGTATCGAACAAGAGCCTGTACAAGAACCACAAGCTCAG GTCCAATCCAGTCCAAATCTCGGGAAAGGTATCGAACAAGAGCCTGTACAAGAACCACAAGCTCAG TCCTGTATAGGTGGAGACAGGCCAGTTAATTTCTTACCCACTGAAAAAGTCTTCATGGTGGAATCCCTCCTGAAATCAAGCAATTTCAGAGAAAAAAGAAG GTATCGCGTCAGCCTGGATGAAATTCAGCGTCGCATTGGTCCCCCAGAGTTTCTGTCTTTAAATGGGCTTGTGTCATATCTGCGGACAGCAAAATCCAATAAAGACTCCCTGAAAGGGGAACTGGAAGCTGCTGGTATAATCCCTCCCCCAGTGACCCGTCTCACATCCATGTGTTCAAAATTAACAGAAG ATGAAGCTGATGACCTAGCTGTGGACCTGGGAAAGCTTGCCAGTAGGCATATAGATTTCCAGTCAGCTGCTGAAACGCAGCAATCTTCACAGGACAAGGCAACAGATCTCCTGAAAGCAAAGTCTGTTCa GGAGTTCTTAGGACAAACCAAAAATGTCTTGGCTCCGTTCATGAGTCGGTACAACACAGTGACTCATGGACTGGGGCCAAAGACATTTGAGGTCTCTGTTCAAATTCTGGAGGCGTACCTACGTCAAGTCATACGGCAGCTTACAGAAGAAAGTTAA
- the LOC111196602 gene encoding transcription factor AP-2-alpha-like isoform X20, whose translation MRRRKNVKRRRVEVPTTTNVEKGSERAQEPQAQVQSSPNLGKGIEQEPVQEPQAQVQSSPNLRKGIEQEPVQEPQAQSCIGGDRPVNFLPTEKVFMVESLLKSSNFREKRRYRVSLDEIQRRIGPPEFLSLNGLVSYLRTAKSNKDSLKGELEAAGIIPPPVTRLTSMCSKLTEDEADDLAVDLGKLASRHIDFQSAAETQQSSQDKATDLLKAKSVQEFLGQTKNVLAPFMSRYNTVTHGLGPKTFEVSVQILEAYLRQVIRQLTEES comes from the exons ATGCGTCGTAGAAAGAATGTAAAGAGACGTAGAGTAGAG GTCCCAACCACTACAAACGTGGAGAAAGGTTCTGAGCGAGCACAAGAACCACAAGCTCAG GTCCAATCCAGTCCAAATCTCGGGAAAGGTATCGAACAAGAGCCTGTACAAGAACCACAAGCTCAG GTCCAATCCAGTCCAAATCTCAGGAAAGGTATCGAACAAGAGCCTGTACAAGAACCACAAGCTCAG TCCTGTATAGGTGGAGACAGGCCAGTTAATTTCTTACCCACTGAAAAAGTCTTCATGGTGGAATCCCTCCTGAAATCAAGCAATTTCAGAGAAAAAAGAAG GTATCGCGTCAGCCTGGATGAAATTCAGCGTCGCATTGGTCCCCCAGAGTTTCTGTCTTTAAATGGGCTTGTGTCATATCTGCGGACAGCAAAATCCAATAAAGACTCCCTGAAAGGGGAACTGGAAGCTGCTGGTATAATCCCTCCCCCAGTGACCCGTCTCACATCCATGTGTTCAAAATTAACAGAAG ATGAAGCTGATGACCTAGCTGTGGACCTGGGAAAGCTTGCCAGTAGGCATATAGATTTCCAGTCAGCTGCTGAAACGCAGCAATCTTCACAGGACAAGGCAACAGATCTCCTGAAAGCAAAGTCTGTTCa GGAGTTCTTAGGACAAACCAAAAATGTCTTGGCTCCGTTCATGAGTCGGTACAACACAGTGACTCATGGACTGGGGCCAAAGACATTTGAGGTCTCTGTTCAAATTCTGGAGGCGTACCTACGTCAAGTCATACGGCAGCTTACAGAAGAAAGTTAA
- the LOC111196602 gene encoding transcription factor AP-2-alpha-like isoform X1, whose amino-acid sequence MRRRKNVKRRRVEVPTTTNVEKGSERAQEPQAQVQSSPNLGKGIEQEPVQEPQAQVQSSPNLGKGIEQEPVQEPQAQVQSSPNLGKGIEQEPVQEPQAQVQSSPNLGKGIEQEPVQEPQAQVQSSPNLRKGIEQEPVQEPQAQSCIGGDRPVNFLPTEKVFMVESLLKSSNFREKRRYRVSLDEIQRRIGPPEFLSLNGLVSYLRTAKSNKDSLKGELEAAGIIPPPVTRLTSMCSKLTEDEADDLAVDLGKLASRHIDFQSAAETQQSSQDKATDLLKAKSVQEFLGQTKNVLAPFMSRYNTVTHGLGPKTFEVSVQILEAYLRQVIRQLTEES is encoded by the exons ATGCGTCGTAGAAAGAATGTAAAGAGACGTAGAGTAGAG GTCCCAACCACTACAAACGTGGAGAAAGGTTCTGAGCGAGCACAAGAACCACAAGCTCAG GTCCAATCCAGTCCAAATCTCGGGAAAGGTATCGAACAAGAGCCTGTACAAGAACCACAAGCTCAG GTCCAATCCAGTCCAAATCTCGGGAAAGGTATCGAACAAGAGCCTGTACAAGAACCACAAGCTCAG GTCCAATCCAGTCCAAATCTCGGGAAAGGTATCGAACAAGAGCCTGTACAAGAACCACAAGCTCAG GTCCAATCCAGTCCAAATCTCGGGAAAGGTATCGAACAAGAGCCTGTACAAGAACCACAAGCTCAG GTCCAATCCAGTCCAAATCTCAGGAAAGGTATCGAACAAGAGCCTGTACAAGAACCACAAGCTCAG TCCTGTATAGGTGGAGACAGGCCAGTTAATTTCTTACCCACTGAAAAAGTCTTCATGGTGGAATCCCTCCTGAAATCAAGCAATTTCAGAGAAAAAAGAAG GTATCGCGTCAGCCTGGATGAAATTCAGCGTCGCATTGGTCCCCCAGAGTTTCTGTCTTTAAATGGGCTTGTGTCATATCTGCGGACAGCAAAATCCAATAAAGACTCCCTGAAAGGGGAACTGGAAGCTGCTGGTATAATCCCTCCCCCAGTGACCCGTCTCACATCCATGTGTTCAAAATTAACAGAAG ATGAAGCTGATGACCTAGCTGTGGACCTGGGAAAGCTTGCCAGTAGGCATATAGATTTCCAGTCAGCTGCTGAAACGCAGCAATCTTCACAGGACAAGGCAACAGATCTCCTGAAAGCAAAGTCTGTTCa GGAGTTCTTAGGACAAACCAAAAATGTCTTGGCTCCGTTCATGAGTCGGTACAACACAGTGACTCATGGACTGGGGCCAAAGACATTTGAGGTCTCTGTTCAAATTCTGGAGGCGTACCTACGTCAAGTCATACGGCAGCTTACAGAAGAAAGTTAA
- the LOC111196602 gene encoding transcription factor AP-2-alpha-like isoform X4 produces the protein MRRRKNVKRRRVEVPTTTNVEKGSERAQEPQAQVQSSPNLGKGIEQEPVQEPQAQVQSSPNLGKGIEQEPVQEPQAQVQSSPNLGKGIEQEPVQEPQAQVQSSPNLRKGIEQEPVQEPQAQSCIGGDRPVNFLPTEKVFMVESLLKSSNFREKRRYRVSLDEIQRRIGPPEFLSLNGLVSYLRTAKSNKDSLKGELEAAGIIPPPVTRLTSMCSKLTEDEADDLAVDLGKLASRHIDFQSAAETQQSSQDKATDLLKAKSVQEFLGQTKNVLAPFMSRYNTVTHGLGPKTFEVSVQILEAYLRQVIRQLTEES, from the exons ATGCGTCGTAGAAAGAATGTAAAGAGACGTAGAGTAGAG GTCCCAACCACTACAAACGTGGAGAAAGGTTCTGAGCGAGCACAAGAACCACAAGCTCAG GTCCAATCCAGTCCAAATCTCGGGAAAGGTATCGAACAAGAGCCTGTACAAGAACCACAAGCTCAG GTCCAATCCAGTCCAAATCTCGGGAAAGGTATCGAACAAGAGCCTGTACAAGAACCACAAGCTCAG GTCCAATCCAGTCCAAATCTCGGGAAAGGTATCGAACAAGAGCCTGTACAAGAACCACAAGCTCAG GTCCAATCCAGTCCAAATCTCAGGAAAGGTATCGAACAAGAGCCTGTACAAGAACCACAAGCTCAG TCCTGTATAGGTGGAGACAGGCCAGTTAATTTCTTACCCACTGAAAAAGTCTTCATGGTGGAATCCCTCCTGAAATCAAGCAATTTCAGAGAAAAAAGAAG GTATCGCGTCAGCCTGGATGAAATTCAGCGTCGCATTGGTCCCCCAGAGTTTCTGTCTTTAAATGGGCTTGTGTCATATCTGCGGACAGCAAAATCCAATAAAGACTCCCTGAAAGGGGAACTGGAAGCTGCTGGTATAATCCCTCCCCCAGTGACCCGTCTCACATCCATGTGTTCAAAATTAACAGAAG ATGAAGCTGATGACCTAGCTGTGGACCTGGGAAAGCTTGCCAGTAGGCATATAGATTTCCAGTCAGCTGCTGAAACGCAGCAATCTTCACAGGACAAGGCAACAGATCTCCTGAAAGCAAAGTCTGTTCa GGAGTTCTTAGGACAAACCAAAAATGTCTTGGCTCCGTTCATGAGTCGGTACAACACAGTGACTCATGGACTGGGGCCAAAGACATTTGAGGTCTCTGTTCAAATTCTGGAGGCGTACCTACGTCAAGTCATACGGCAGCTTACAGAAGAAAGTTAA
- the LOC111196602 gene encoding transcription factor AP-2-alpha-like isoform X11 gives MRRRKNVKRRRVEVPTTTNVEKGSERAQEPQAQVQSSPNLGKGIEQEPVQEPQAQVQSSPNLGKGIEQEPVQEPQAQVQSSPNLRKGIEQEPVQEPQAQSCIGGDRPVNFLPTEKVFMVESLLKSSNFREKRRYRVSLDEIQRRIGPPEFLSLNGLVSYLRTAKSNKDSLKGELEAAGIIPPPVTRLTSMCSKLTEDEADDLAVDLGKLASRHIDFQSAAETQQSSQDKATDLLKAKSVQEFLGQTKNVLAPFMSRYNTVTHGLGPKTFEVSVQILEAYLRQVIRQLTEES, from the exons ATGCGTCGTAGAAAGAATGTAAAGAGACGTAGAGTAGAG GTCCCAACCACTACAAACGTGGAGAAAGGTTCTGAGCGAGCACAAGAACCACAAGCTCAG GTCCAATCCAGTCCAAATCTCGGGAAAGGTATCGAACAAGAGCCTGTACAAGAACCACAAGCTCAG GTCCAATCCAGTCCAAATCTCGGGAAAGGTATCGAACAAGAGCCTGTACAAGAACCACAAGCTCAG GTCCAATCCAGTCCAAATCTCAGGAAAGGTATCGAACAAGAGCCTGTACAAGAACCACAAGCTCAG TCCTGTATAGGTGGAGACAGGCCAGTTAATTTCTTACCCACTGAAAAAGTCTTCATGGTGGAATCCCTCCTGAAATCAAGCAATTTCAGAGAAAAAAGAAG GTATCGCGTCAGCCTGGATGAAATTCAGCGTCGCATTGGTCCCCCAGAGTTTCTGTCTTTAAATGGGCTTGTGTCATATCTGCGGACAGCAAAATCCAATAAAGACTCCCTGAAAGGGGAACTGGAAGCTGCTGGTATAATCCCTCCCCCAGTGACCCGTCTCACATCCATGTGTTCAAAATTAACAGAAG ATGAAGCTGATGACCTAGCTGTGGACCTGGGAAAGCTTGCCAGTAGGCATATAGATTTCCAGTCAGCTGCTGAAACGCAGCAATCTTCACAGGACAAGGCAACAGATCTCCTGAAAGCAAAGTCTGTTCa GGAGTTCTTAGGACAAACCAAAAATGTCTTGGCTCCGTTCATGAGTCGGTACAACACAGTGACTCATGGACTGGGGCCAAAGACATTTGAGGTCTCTGTTCAAATTCTGGAGGCGTACCTACGTCAAGTCATACGGCAGCTTACAGAAGAAAGTTAA
- the LOC111196602 gene encoding transcription factor AP-2-alpha-like isoform X2, producing MRRRKNVKRRRVEVPTTTNVEKGSERAQEPQAQVQSSPNLGKGIEQEPVQEPQAQVQSSPNLGKGIEQEPVQEPQAQVQSSPNLGKGIEQEPVQEPQAQVQSSPNLGKGIEQEPVQEPQAQSCIGGDRPVNFLPTEKVFMVESLLKSSNFREKRRYRVSLDEIQRRIGPPEFLSLNGLVSYLRTAKSNKDSLKGELEAAGIIPPPVTRLTSMCSKLTEDEADDLAVDLGKLASRHIDFQSAAETQQSSQDKATDLLKAKSVQEFLGQTKNVLAPFMSRYNTVTHGLGPKTFEVSVQILEAYLRQVIRQLTEES from the exons ATGCGTCGTAGAAAGAATGTAAAGAGACGTAGAGTAGAG GTCCCAACCACTACAAACGTGGAGAAAGGTTCTGAGCGAGCACAAGAACCACAAGCTCAG GTCCAATCCAGTCCAAATCTCGGGAAAGGTATCGAACAAGAGCCTGTACAAGAACCACAAGCTCAG GTCCAATCCAGTCCAAATCTCGGGAAAGGTATCGAACAAGAGCCTGTACAAGAACCACAAGCTCAG GTCCAATCCAGTCCAAATCTCGGGAAAGGTATCGAACAAGAGCCTGTACAAGAACCACAAGCTCAG GTCCAATCCAGTCCAAATCTCGGGAAAGGTATCGAACAAGAGCCTGTACAAGAACCACAAGCTCAG TCCTGTATAGGTGGAGACAGGCCAGTTAATTTCTTACCCACTGAAAAAGTCTTCATGGTGGAATCCCTCCTGAAATCAAGCAATTTCAGAGAAAAAAGAAG GTATCGCGTCAGCCTGGATGAAATTCAGCGTCGCATTGGTCCCCCAGAGTTTCTGTCTTTAAATGGGCTTGTGTCATATCTGCGGACAGCAAAATCCAATAAAGACTCCCTGAAAGGGGAACTGGAAGCTGCTGGTATAATCCCTCCCCCAGTGACCCGTCTCACATCCATGTGTTCAAAATTAACAGAAG ATGAAGCTGATGACCTAGCTGTGGACCTGGGAAAGCTTGCCAGTAGGCATATAGATTTCCAGTCAGCTGCTGAAACGCAGCAATCTTCACAGGACAAGGCAACAGATCTCCTGAAAGCAAAGTCTGTTCa GGAGTTCTTAGGACAAACCAAAAATGTCTTGGCTCCGTTCATGAGTCGGTACAACACAGTGACTCATGGACTGGGGCCAAAGACATTTGAGGTCTCTGTTCAAATTCTGGAGGCGTACCTACGTCAAGTCATACGGCAGCTTACAGAAGAAAGTTAA
- the LOC111196602 gene encoding transcription factor AP-2-alpha-like isoform X8, protein MRRRKNVKRRRVEVPTTTNVEKGSERAQEPQAQVQSSPNLGKGIEQEPVQEPQAQVQSSPNLGKGIEQEPVQEPQAQVQSSPNLGKGIEQEPVQEPQAQSCIGGDRPVNFLPTEKVFMVESLLKSSNFREKRRYRVSLDEIQRRIGPPEFLSLNGLVSYLRTAKSNKDSLKGELEAAGIIPPPVTRLTSMCSKLTEDEADDLAVDLGKLASRHIDFQSAAETQQSSQDKATDLLKAKSVQEFLGQTKNVLAPFMSRYNTVTHGLGPKTFEVSVQILEAYLRQVIRQLTEES, encoded by the exons ATGCGTCGTAGAAAGAATGTAAAGAGACGTAGAGTAGAG GTCCCAACCACTACAAACGTGGAGAAAGGTTCTGAGCGAGCACAAGAACCACAAGCTCAG GTCCAATCCAGTCCAAATCTCGGGAAAGGTATCGAACAAGAGCCTGTACAAGAACCACAAGCTCAG GTCCAATCCAGTCCAAATCTCGGGAAAGGTATCGAACAAGAGCCTGTACAAGAACCACAAGCTCAG GTCCAATCCAGTCCAAATCTCGGGAAAGGTATCGAACAAGAGCCTGTACAAGAACCACAAGCTCAG TCCTGTATAGGTGGAGACAGGCCAGTTAATTTCTTACCCACTGAAAAAGTCTTCATGGTGGAATCCCTCCTGAAATCAAGCAATTTCAGAGAAAAAAGAAG GTATCGCGTCAGCCTGGATGAAATTCAGCGTCGCATTGGTCCCCCAGAGTTTCTGTCTTTAAATGGGCTTGTGTCATATCTGCGGACAGCAAAATCCAATAAAGACTCCCTGAAAGGGGAACTGGAAGCTGCTGGTATAATCCCTCCCCCAGTGACCCGTCTCACATCCATGTGTTCAAAATTAACAGAAG ATGAAGCTGATGACCTAGCTGTGGACCTGGGAAAGCTTGCCAGTAGGCATATAGATTTCCAGTCAGCTGCTGAAACGCAGCAATCTTCACAGGACAAGGCAACAGATCTCCTGAAAGCAAAGTCTGTTCa GGAGTTCTTAGGACAAACCAAAAATGTCTTGGCTCCGTTCATGAGTCGGTACAACACAGTGACTCATGGACTGGGGCCAAAGACATTTGAGGTCTCTGTTCAAATTCTGGAGGCGTACCTACGTCAAGTCATACGGCAGCTTACAGAAGAAAGTTAA